DNA from Algisphaera agarilytica:
ACAACGCCAAAATCCCGCCTCTCAAGTAGGAATCGGCACACTGCGTAATCGATCCGAGGGGATCCGGGTAATAGTGCTGGAGGTCCGACCAACGCCCTGCCTCCATCAAGTCGGTCTCCAAAAATCGGCGGGTTAGCTTGACCTGATCGGATTTTGTCTCATCCAAAACCGCCTGATCGAACCACAGTAACGACCGCTCTTGTTCGCCCACCACCCGGTTGAGGACCATCCAATCGACCAACGCATCGTCCTGAAAAGGGTACGGCTGATTACCCGCCAACTGATCGCGTTGGGACGCAAAATACTGCCGCGGCTTGACGTGTAACGCAACCAGGTCAATCATCTCCTGGATCTTGTCGTCCGAGTGTATGTTCATCCCCAACTCTTTATTGACGTAACGCTCTCGCCAGAACTTCCGGTAGAACTTGCCGGCCAGTTGCCAGTCCCCTTCCGCCAGAGCGGCCTTGGCTTTCGCCTCATGGATCCGAAGCGTTTGCCGTTTCTTATTGACATCAGCCAATGCTGGGCCAGCGACCAGCATTGCCGACAAAACCACCACGGCTTGAACCCAAACCCGCTGCTTAGCAATCCACATCGTGAGGCGCCTCCAGAATACCGACGCGGTTATAGAACTCGAATCAATCAGAAGCCCGGAAGACCGTCCCATGCTAGTGCCACACCCGCCTGCGTGCGACCCCCAAGGCTTACACCACCGCGCCGAACTTTCGCGTGCGGTTGGTGTAGGCGTCGAACGCTTTGTCTAACTCAGCCACGTCGAAGTCGGGCCAGCAGACGTCGGCGACGTAGAGCTCGGCGTAGCTGAGTTGCCAGAGCAGGTAGTTGCTTAGGCGCATCTCGCCGGCGGTGCGGATCAACAGGTCCGGGTCGGGGAGGCCGGCGGTGTAGAGGTGGTTGCTAATGGTCTCAGGGGTGATGTCGGCGGGCGTCATCAGGCCGGCCTGGACCTTCTGGGCGATGGTCTGCACCGCGTCGGTGATCTCGGTCCGGCTGCCGTAGTTGAGCGCCAGGGCCATGGTCAGCCCGGTGTTGCCCTCGGTCATCGCGGCGGTGGCGTCGAGCTCATCGAGGACTTTTTCGGGCAGGCCTTCGCGTCGGCCGACCTGGATGAACCGCACGTTGTTTTCGAGGAACAGCGGGCGTTCGGAGACGAGGTACTCGACGTACAGATCCATCAGGAAGCTGACTTCGTCGTGGCTGCGGGTCCAGTTCTCGGTGCTGAACGAGTAGAGCGTGAGCGCTTCGAGTCCGAGGTTCGAGCAATGCGTCACGATCGGCCGAACCGCCTCGGCACCCGCAAGGTGGCCCTTGCTGCGGTTCATCCCGCGTGCGGTCGCCCACCGGCCGTTGCCATCCATGATGATGGCCAGGTGCTTGGGCAAAGGTTTGGTTTCGTCAGCCATGGCATTCATGCTCTGTTAACGAAAGATGCTTTGAGAGCGCTTGGGTCCCACGCTCACCATCACAATCGGCACGCCGAGGAAGTCTTCGACAAACTTCAGGTAGCCGCGGGCCGCTTCGGGGAGCTGGTCGTAGTCGGTGCATTCGGTCACATCTTCGGGAAAACCCGGAAGCGTTTCGTAGACCGGCTTCGCCTTGGAGAATACGCCGATGTCGGCCGGGAAGTTCGTGGTGCGCTGCCCGTCGATCTCGTAAGCCGTGCAGACCTTCAGTTTGGGCAGGCCGGCGAGGACGTCGAGCAGCATGATCGCCATGCCGGTCGCGCCGCTGACGGTGGCGGTGTATTTCAGGGCGACGAGGTCGAGCCAGCCGGTGCGGCGGGGTCGGCCGGTGGTGGTTCCGAACTCGCGGCCGACCTGGCGGATGCGTTCGCCGGTCTCGTCGTCGAGCTGGGTGGGCATGGGCCCGCCGCCGACGCGGGTCTGGTAGGCCTTGACGATGCCGATGACGTTGGTGACGTGGTGCCCCGCGACGCCGGTGCCGGTGTGCACGCCCAGCGACGAGCAGTTGCTGGAGGTGACATACGGGTAGGTGCCGTGGTCGATGTCGAGCAGCGTGGCGTTGGCACCCTCGAAGAGGATGCGGTCGCCCTTCTGGATACGGTCGTGCAGCACGCCCGCGCCGTCGGTGAGGTGGGGAACCAGTTGCTCGGCCAGCGGCTTGAGCCAGGCGAGCAACTCATCAACATTGATCGGCGTGAACGCTTCGTTGGCGTACTGGGCCAGCGCCGCGAGCGTGGCGTTCTTGATCGGGACGATGCGGTGCAGCTTGTGCTTGAGCTCGTCGAAGTCCTTGAGGTCGCTCATCCGCACAGCGGTCGAGCGCAGCGCCTTGTCGGCGTAGCACGGCCCGATGCCGCGGCCGGTGGTGCCGATGCCTTCGATCGTTTGATCCAAGGCGTTGGGCATGACGTAGGCCGCTTCCTGCAAAGCATCTTGCGCTTTGTGGTACGGCATGACGACGTGGGCGCGGTCGCTGATGACGAAGTTGTCGTCGAGCTTGAGTTCCTGGGCGCGGAGGCCGGTGATTTCTTTGACGACTTGCTCGGGGTCGATGACGACGCCGTTGCCGAGCACGTTAAGCTTGTCGGGGTAGAGGATGCCCGAGGGGATGAGGTGCAGGGCGTACTTCTTGTCGCCGACGCAGACGGTGTGGCCCGCGTTGGCTCCACCGTTGTACCGGGCGACGACATCGAAGCCGGCGGTGAGCAGGTCGACGACTTTGCCCTTGCCTTCGTCGCCCCATTGGAGGCCCACCACGGCGGCGTGGCCGGGCTTGAGGTTCAGGCGGTCGATCATGTCTTGCACCTCGGCGGAGGGTGCGGCGGAACTCGTGGTGGTGGCCATCGGCGGAGATTCTCGGAGCGGGGTGCGGAGCGCCCGGGCGGGTCGGGGGCGGGTCACGGGGCCCAGCGGTCGGCCGGGACGCCCAAGCTGGGCATCTTAACACCTGTGATAACTCGACCCAAACCGTGGTCCAGGGGTCAGATTTCGTGGTGTACCCCGTAGGTCAGGCATGCTTGCCTGACGCGAGTGACAAAGCCGTGTCAGGCAAGCATGCCTGACCTACCGAGAGAGACATTGCCCCGCAAATCCGGTGCGGTATGCTGGTCACCAATGAGCGATGTACGCACAGCACGGGTTCTGCGGCAGCACGTCGAAACCGATCGGCTGCTCGGGGTCGATGCGGTGCCTCGAGGGGCCGTCGTCCCCGTCCAGGCCCCGCCTGCTGCGGCAGAACCCGCCATGCCACGCCCGGCAGCGACGCCCGCCGCCGCTCCTGCACGTCCCACACCCACTCCACCCCGCCGCCCCACCGGCCCCGTGCCACAAGACCGCGAAGGCAAGGCCGCAGCTCTCGCCGAACTGGCCAACGAACACGCCCAGTACTGCAACTTCTGCCTGAACAACCCCGGCTACACCCAGATCGTCTTCGGCGAAGGCGATCCCGAAGCCCAGCTCATGATCGTCGGCGAAGGCCCGGGCGCCGAAGAAGACCGCCAGGGTCGGCCGTTCGTCGGGGCCTCGGGCCAACTGCTCGAGAAACAGCTCGGCGCGATGGGCCTGAGCCGAGAGCAGGTGTACATCGCCAACGTGGTGAAGTCGCGCCCGCCGAACAACCGCACGCCCACCCCCGCCGAGGCGGCCGACTGCGGCATCTACCTCAAACGCCAGATCGAGATCATCGCCCCGAAGGCCATCCTCACCCTCGGCGGCCCCGCGGCCAAGTACCTGCTCGACACCACCACCGGCGTCACCCGCCTCCGCGGCAACTGGCACACCTACCACGACGCCGACCCGCCGATCCCGGTCATGCCCACGTTCCACCCCGCGTACCTGCTGCGCTCCTACACCCCCGAAAACCGCCGCACGGTTTGGGGGGATTTGCAGAAAGTGATGGAGCGGTTGGGACTGCCTGCGAAGTAATCTTCTCTTCGTAGGTCAGGCATGCTTGCCTGACACCGGTTAGGGAGAAAGACACGTCAGTCAGGCATGCCTGACCTACAATGGCAGCATGCCTAATTTCCGGAGGAATTTCGTTGAAGGCGGCACCTTCTTCTTCACGGTGGTTACAGGCAGACGACTCCCAATTTTTGCAGATCCCGGTGCCGTGGATTTACTCCGTGATGCGATCCGTGAAACGAAGGAATGCCTGCCGTTCGAGATCGTCGCCTCGGCGATCTTGCCAGATCACCTCCACATGATCTGGGCTCTTCCGACGGGCGACTCCCGTTTTGACCGGCGATGGTCGAGTATCAAACGGAATTTCACTGAACGTTGGCTAAGCCGCAACGCCGTGGAAAACGAGATTTCGGTTAGCCGCCAACGCGAACGCCGCCGTGGAGTTTGGCAGCCGCGATACATCGAACACACGCTGCGCGATGAAGCGGATTTGGAGAACCACGTTGGCTACATCCATTTCAACCCGGTCAAGCACGGCTACGTGAAACAGCCGATTGACTGGCCGTACTCTTCGCTACATCGTTATGTGGAAAGAGGTTGGTTGACGCCGGATTGGGGTTGTGGCTTAAACGATCCCGATCAAATTCAACAGAACATAGACATCGATCTGCTGGACCCGTAGGTCAGGCATGCTTGCCTGACGCAAGTTACAGAAAGGCCGTGTCAGGCAGGCATGCCTGACCTACATCAATAGCATCAAGCTTCGGGCAGATGCACCGATGCGATCTTCAGGATGCCTTCGCGTTCGCCGAGGGCGTCGTTGAGTTCGTAGCTGGCGGCCTCGTCGAGTTTGAGGAGCATGAGCGCGGTGGCGCCGCTGCCGTCGGCGTTTTCGCGGCGGCTGATGGTCATGTCGGCGATATTGACGCCGGCCTTGCCGAACTCGGAGCCGACCAGGCCGATCATGCCGGGGCGGTCGTCGTTCTGGATGATGGCCATGTGCCCGGCGGGGACCATGTCCATGGCGTAGCCGTTGATCTCGACGACGCGGGGCTGCAGGTCGTCGTAGACCCGGCCGACGATCTTGCGGACCTTGTCGGCCTCGTGGTCGGGGGCGTCGTCGACACAGCCCTTGGGGCCGTGGATGGTGAAGGTGAGCTGGGTCGGGGCGGACTTGGCGTGGTCGAGTTTGGTGATGCGGGTCTCGATGTCGCGGCTGTCGGCGATGCTGCCGACGTTGATGACGTTTAGGGGCGTGTCGAAGTGGCGTTGCAGGAGGCCGACGAGCGCGGTGCGTTCGATGGTGCCGGCGGCGGGGCCGAGCTCGACGCCGCAGATCTCGATGTCGAGTTCGCTGACGCCGCGGGTGACCATCGGGCTGATCAGGCGGGCCATGCGGTCGGCGAGGCTGACGTAGGCGGCCTGCTGATCGGTAAGGTCGACGCGGACGCCGCCGGCGTTGACCGCCCCGCTGATGCCTTCGCCGCGGAGGTAGGACAAGCAGGCTTTCGCGGCATCCACGGACACCGCGGTCTGGGCTTCTTCGGTGCTCGCGCCCAGGTGCGGGGTGACGAGGATGTTCGGGTGGGTGCGGAGTGGGCTGTCCTCGGCGGGCGGCTCGCTGGTGAAGACGTCGAGCGCCGCGCCGGCACACTGGCCGGAGTCGCAGGCGGCGACGATGTCGGTCTCATCGACGATCCCGCCGCGGGCGGCGTTGACGACGTAGACACCCTTCTTGCAGAGGGCAAAGGTCTCGGCGTTGAGCATGCCGGTGGTCTCGGGCGTCTTGGGCACGTGGAAGGACATGACGTCGACGTGGGGCACCATCTCTTCGAAGGTGCGGAAGGTCTTGACGGTGTGGCTGCCGAGCTGGATGTCGGTGTTGACGAAGGGGTCGTAGCCCACGACGGTCATGCCGAAGGCCAGCGCACGCTCGGCGAAGGTGCGGCCGATGCGCCCGAGGCCCACGACGCCGACGGTCATGCCGTGGAGTTGCCGGCCCTTGAATTTGTTGCGGTCCCAGCCGCCGTCGCTCATGGTCTTGTAGGCCGGGCCGACCTTGCGGAGCAGGGCCATCATGAGGGTGAAGGCGTGCTCGGCGGTGGTGATGGTCGAGGCCTCGGCGGTGTTGACGACGAGGATGCCCTTGTCGGTCGCCGCGGCGAGGTCGATGTTGTCGACGCCGACGCCGGCCCGGGCGATGACCTTGAGGTTGCCGGGGTTCTCGAGCATGGCGGGGGTGACTTTGATGCCCGAGCGGACGGCCATGGCGTGGACGCCGCCGGCGGCGAGGAGCTTGCCGACCTCTTCATCGACGGCTTCCTGGCCCTTTTCCTTCTTGAGGTCGACCAGGTCGGGGCGGTCCAGCAGCGTCGCGTCGGACTGGCTGTTGATGAAGTCGAGGCCCTCTTGGGCGAGTTTGTCGGCGGCGAGTAGGGTGAACATAGCGGGCCTGTGTGGGGGTGGGGATGCGGGAAGCGGGGCATTTTATCAAGTCGGCATCGCCGCGCAGGGCACAAGAAAACCCCGGCGGTCACCTTCCGCCGGGGCCTTGGAGGAATACAAGATGGAGACCGGTGGGATGTCGATCAGTTGGCCGATTGGGCCATCGGCGGGGTCGACCGCTCGCCGCTCTCACGCCACCGCATGAACTCATCGTACATCTCTTTGACGCGCTCGGCGTGGTCGGGGTGGGTGAGCAGGTTCTGCTCTTCCAGCTCCAACGGGTTGTCGTAGAGGTTGAACAGGGCGACCTTTTTGAACTCGGTCTGGGGGTGGTTGCTGTCAATGATCAGCTTCCACGGGCCGCGGCGATTGATCAGTTCGTGGTTGCTGCCGCCCTGCAGCGGGAGGAAGCGGTCCAGGTCGTCCTCGGCCTCGCCCAGCAGCACCGGGAGGAGGCTGAGCGAGTCCATGGCCTGGTTTTTCTTGAGCGTCTGCCCCAGGACATCGGCGATGGTGGCGACGATGTCGCGGTTTGCCACGGGCTGGGCCGACTCGGAATCAGGAGCGATCTTGCCGGGCCAGACGGCGAAGAAAGGCACGCGGTGGCCGCCTTCGTGGGGCTGGTTCTTCGAGCCGCGCAGGCCGTTGAACGAGATGTGGCCGAGTTTCTCGGCTTTGCCGTCCCGCAGGCCGCCGTTGTCCGAGCAGAGGAAGATCAGGGTGTTGTCGTAGACGCCTTGCGCTTTGAGCGCTTCGACGATCGCGCCGACCTGCTGGTCGAAGTCGGCGATGATGTCGACGTGGGGCGTGGGGCCCTGGCCGGCGATGAGTCGGCCGTTGAACTCCTTGGGGGGCAGGTGCGGGATGTGGACCATCGGGCTCCAGAACACCAGCAGGAACGGCTTGTCCTGGCCGGCCTGATCTTCGATAAACGCGGCGGCCTTGTCGGCGAGCATCGGGCCCACACGGCGGGTGTCCCAGTGCGAGTCGCCCACGCCCGGGCCCTTGTCCGAGACAAAAGCGGGATCGAGCGCGTTGGTCTTATCGAGGTACACAAGCTTGGAGTCGTCGGAGAACGGGTACCAGTCGCCGTTTTCGTAGGCGGTGTAGAGCGGGCCCTGGATGCCGGCGGGCATGGTGAAGCTGTAGTCGAAGCCGATCTGTTGCGGGCCGCTGCCGACCATGCGGGAGACGTCGACCTGCTCGGGCTTGGCTTTGTGGTTTGCGCCGCGGTAGACCTCGGTGCCCTTGGCGTTCATGAAGTCGCCGCCGAGGTGGTACTTGCCGATGAAGCCGGTGGTCAATCCGCCCATCTGCCCGACGCGACCGAGGGTGGCGTCTATCTTGGTGATGGGGGTCTGGCGGAACGAGCTCCACACGCCCCAAGGCGCGACGCTGCGGTGGTTGAGGTTGCCGGTCATGGCGCAGTAGCGTGTCGGCGAGCACAGCGCGGTGGACGAGTGGCCGTCGCTGAAACGCATGCCTTCAGTAGCCAAGGCGTCCATGTAGGGCGTGGCGACGAACGGCTCCTTGCCGGTGCGGAGCTTGTGGTAATAGCCCACGTCCCCGGGGCCGAGGTCGTCGGCCATGATGACCACGATGTTGGGCGGGGCCTCGGCCACGGCGGGCTTGGCAAAGGTGAGGCAGGCGCAGAGGAGGAGAAAAGCAGGCAGATAAGTATTTAATCTCATGCAGACAGTTTACCAACGGCAAAAAATCCTGACCAGCATTTCACCCATGAAATCGATTCGGGGCGCGAAAACAGGGGAAATGGGCAATCCCGCGTTCGGTGCTGCCGCCTGAAATCCGCCTCAGCCGGGGGACGCGACGCGGTTCCACGGCATCTTGCCCAGCAGGATCGCCATGCCGCACCAGCCGCTGGCCCCCGCGAAAAACAGACCGCAACCCACGAAGGCCGGGACCGCCAAAAACCACGGCGAGACCGTCACCCCCAGCAGCACGCCCGTCGCCACCAGTCCCCCCGCGACCATCTGCACCTGCCGCATCACATCGATCTTCGGGGCAGAGGCGCTGCGCTCCACCGGCCGCCCCGCCGCCTTCCACGCCTCGATGCCGCCCGCCAGGTGGAAGACCTGCGTCTCGCCGTTCGCCTGGCTGAACCGCCCCGATGCGTCGGCCGAGCGTTTGCCGCCTTTGCAATGAAACACCAATCGCTGCCCCGGATGCTTGTCACGCAGCGCTTTCCCGTCGAACGACGACAACGCCATCGACGCACTCCCCTCGATCCGCTCGGCGGCCCGCTCGAACGGCTCACGCACATCAACCAACACGATCTCGCCATTGGCCAGCGACGCCTGCACGTCTGCCGGGGAAAGGTCGATCGGGGTGACGGGTTCGGAGGTTGCAACATTCATCTCAAGCTCCTGTGTTTGAGGTGATGACCATTACGCGATCGCTGCCGCCGCGGCGAAGGCCTTGCGTGCCGCGGCGAGGGTTTGGCTGATCGCCTGCTCGTCGTGGGCGGTCGAGACGAACCACGCCTCGAACGCGGCAGGGGCAAGCATGACGCCCTCGTCCAGCATCGTGCCGAAGAACGCGGCGTATCGGTCGGTGCGCGTGGCGGTGGCATCGGCGTAGTTGTGCACCTCGTCGCCCTCGGCGTCCACGAAGAACGGGCAGAGCATCGAGCCGACACGCGTGAGGTAGATCGGGCAGCCCGCTTCCGCGGCGGCCTCGCGCAGGCCCGCTTCGAGCGTGGCGGCCGTCGCTTCGAGTTGGGCGTACACCGCAAAGTCATCCGCCGCCAGCGAATCGAGCATCGCGGTGCCGGCCGCCATCGCCAAGGGGTTGCCGCTCAGGGTGCCGGCCTGGTACATCGCCCCATCGGGCGCGACCTGCCGCATGACTTCTTCCTTGCCGCCATACGCCGCGCAGGGCAGGCCGCCGCCAACCACTTTGCCCAGGCACACCAAGTCGGGCGTGACGCCGTAGAGCTTCTGGGCCCCGCCGTAGTCCACGCGGAAGCCGGTCATGACTTCGTCAAAGAGCAGGTAGATGCCGAACTCGTCGCAGAGGTCACGCAGGCCTTGCAGGTAGCCCTCGGCCGGGGGCACGCAGCCCATGTTGCCCGCGATGGGCTCGACCGCCATCGCCGCGATGTCGCTGCCGTGCTCCTGCATCGCCGCGCGGACCGCATCCAAATCATTGAACGGCACGAGCAGCGTGTGCTCGGTCACGCTCTGCGGAACGCCCGGGCTGGAGGGCACGCCCAGCGTCGTCGCGGCGCTGCCGGCACTGACCAGCAGCGAGTCGGTGTGGCCGTGGTAGCAGCCGGTGCACTTGATGATATTGTTTTTCCCGGAGGCGGCCCGGGCCAGGCGGATGGCCGACATCGCCGCCTCGGTCCCCGAGTTGACGAACCGCACCACCTCGACGCCCGGCACCGCGTCCACGATCTTCTCGGCCAGGACGGTCTCGGCCTCGGTGGGCATGCCGAAGCTGGTGCCCTTCTGGGCCGCCTTGGCGAGGGCCGACGAGACTTCTGGGGCCGCGTGGCCGAGGATCAGCGGGCCGTAGGAGCAGACGTAGTCGACGTACTCGTTGCCGTCGATATCAGTGACACAGGCCCCCTGGCCCGAGACCACCGTCACCGGCTCCCGGCCCACGGCCTTGTAGGCCCGCACCGGCGAACTGACCCCGCCGGGCATGACTTTCCGGGCCCGGGCGTGGGCGGCGGCGGATTTGGTGTAGCGGTCGGTACTCGGGGCGGAGGGGGCGATATCACTCATGCCCGGAGTTTATCAGGCTGCCCCCCGGAGATCGCTGCGATCTTGCCGCCGCGGCCTCCCAACCGCCTCGGCCCGTCGGGGTGGATGGGGCCGATTCAGGTTCAAGCTCGGCAAAGCATTCCGCCGAAGTTAAAATGCCGCCACACGGATTCGCAGAGTCTGCCCCCCTTCACCATGTTGTACCGCCCCACCCGTTGGATATTGGTCTGTCTGCTCGCCTTCACCGCGACGGGCTGCTCGGTCATCGGACCCGAAGCCATCCGCGGCGGCCGGCTCGCCTACAACGAATCGGTCCAGGTCACCGGCGACCAGGAGCTCTTGCTCAACATCGTCCGCCTCCGCTACCGCGACACGCCGACGATCCTCCAGATCGCCAGCATCAACACCCAGTTCAACATGGAGACCCGCCTCAACGGCGGCACCACCATCGTGTCCTCCGCCGCGGAGAACTTCAGCGTCTCGGGCACCCAGTCCTATTACGAACGCCCCACCATCAGCTACCGCCCCGTGGTCGGCCAGGCGTTCATCCAGCAGATGCTCGAGCCGGTCAACGAAGACAAGCTCACCCTGCTCTACAACGCCGGCTGGCCGGTGGACACGCTCTTCGGCCTGACCGTCCAGTCGATCAACGGCATCCAGAACGCCCCGGGCGCCTCGGGCCCGACCCCCGAGCTCGACCCCGATTTCCGACGGTTCCAACTGGTGATCCGCGGCTTTCGTGACCTGCAGCGTGCCGGGCTGCTGACCGTGGGCCGCGACAAGGACAGCTCGCAGCTGCGCATCTCGCCGGACGTGGGGCTGCAGCAAGAGATCGCGTTTATCCAGAAGACGCTGGGGATCGACCCCGAAGAAACCACCTACAAAATCGCCCAGGCCACCGAAGCCGTTGAAAACGACACCATCGCGATCGTCCCCCGCTCGCTCATGTCGGCGATGTTCTACCTCTCCCAGGGCGTCGACGTCCCCGAAGGCGATATCGAAGACGGCCGGGTCTTCACCGCTCAGTACGCCGACGGCAAGCCCGTGGACTGGCAGAAGGAAACCAACAACCTCTTCCGCGTCCGCACCGGCTGGCTCGCCCCGACGAACGCCTACGTCAGCGTGAAGTACCGCGACCGCTGGTTCTACATCTCCGACAACGACCTGAGTAGCAAGACGACCTTCGCCCTGATCAGCCAGCTCTTCGCCATGCAGGCCGGCAACCTCCGCAACTCCGGCCCGGTGCTGACCCTGCCGCTCGGCGGCGGCTGATCCTCGGCAGGGGCGTTGAAGCCAACTCAACAATTAACAATTTCGCTCATGCAGGTATGATGGGGCCCCATTCCCCGGTTCCCTTCATGGAGATGTGATGTTTATTTCTCGGTTCACCCGGACGGCCTGCACGCTCGCCACCGCGTTGCTTCTCACCGCCCTGCCCCCCCAGGCCAAGGCAGATAAGCCCAACATCCTGTTCATCATGTCCGATGACCACACCACCCAGGCCATCGGCGCCTACGGCGGGATGCTGGCCCAGTTCGACCCCACCCCGACACTCGACCAGATCGCCGCCGAGGGCATGCGGTTCACCGCGGCACTCTGCTCCAACAGCATCTGCACCCCCAGCCGGGCCACGATCATGA
Protein-coding regions in this window:
- the serA gene encoding phosphoglycerate dehydrogenase; the protein is MFTLLAADKLAQEGLDFINSQSDATLLDRPDLVDLKKEKGQEAVDEEVGKLLAAGGVHAMAVRSGIKVTPAMLENPGNLKVIARAGVGVDNIDLAAATDKGILVVNTAEASTITTAEHAFTLMMALLRKVGPAYKTMSDGGWDRNKFKGRQLHGMTVGVVGLGRIGRTFAERALAFGMTVVGYDPFVNTDIQLGSHTVKTFRTFEEMVPHVDVMSFHVPKTPETTGMLNAETFALCKKGVYVVNAARGGIVDETDIVAACDSGQCAGAALDVFTSEPPAEDSPLRTHPNILVTPHLGASTEEAQTAVSVDAAKACLSYLRGEGISGAVNAGGVRVDLTDQQAAYVSLADRMARLISPMVTRGVSELDIEICGVELGPAAGTIERTALVGLLQRHFDTPLNVINVGSIADSRDIETRITKLDHAKSAPTQLTFTIHGPKGCVDDAPDHEADKVRKIVGRVYDDLQPRVVEINGYAMDMVPAGHMAIIQNDDRPGMIGLVGSEFGKAGVNIADMTISRRENADGSGATALMLLKLDEAASYELNDALGEREGILKIASVHLPEA
- a CDS encoding adenylosuccinate synthase, with product MATTTSSAAPSAEVQDMIDRLNLKPGHAAVVGLQWGDEGKGKVVDLLTAGFDVVARYNGGANAGHTVCVGDKKYALHLIPSGILYPDKLNVLGNGVVIDPEQVVKEITGLRAQELKLDDNFVISDRAHVVMPYHKAQDALQEAAYVMPNALDQTIEGIGTTGRGIGPCYADKALRSTAVRMSDLKDFDELKHKLHRIVPIKNATLAALAQYANEAFTPINVDELLAWLKPLAEQLVPHLTDGAGVLHDRIQKGDRILFEGANATLLDIDHGTYPYVTSSNCSSLGVHTGTGVAGHHVTNVIGIVKAYQTRVGGGPMPTQLDDETGERIRQVGREFGTTTGRPRRTGWLDLVALKYTATVSGATGMAIMLLDVLAGLPKLKVCTAYEIDGQRTTNFPADIGVFSKAKPVYETLPGFPEDVTECTDYDQLPEAARGYLKFVEDFLGVPIVMVSVGPKRSQSIFR
- a CDS encoding sulfatase family protein; the encoded protein is MRLNTYLPAFLLLCACLTFAKPAVAEAPPNIVVIMADDLGPGDVGYYHKLRTGKEPFVATPYMDALATEGMRFSDGHSSTALCSPTRYCAMTGNLNHRSVAPWGVWSSFRQTPITKIDATLGRVGQMGGLTTGFIGKYHLGGDFMNAKGTEVYRGANHKAKPEQVDVSRMVGSGPQQIGFDYSFTMPAGIQGPLYTAYENGDWYPFSDDSKLVYLDKTNALDPAFVSDKGPGVGDSHWDTRRVGPMLADKAAAFIEDQAGQDKPFLLVFWSPMVHIPHLPPKEFNGRLIAGQGPTPHVDIIADFDQQVGAIVEALKAQGVYDNTLIFLCSDNGGLRDGKAEKLGHISFNGLRGSKNQPHEGGHRVPFFAVWPGKIAPDSESAQPVANRDIVATIADVLGQTLKKNQAMDSLSLLPVLLGEAEDDLDRFLPLQGGSNHELINRRGPWKLIIDSNHPQTEFKKVALFNLYDNPLELEEQNLLTHPDHAERVKEMYDEFMRWRESGERSTPPMAQSAN
- a CDS encoding rhodanese-like domain-containing protein, with protein sequence MNVATSEPVTPIDLSPADVQASLANGEIVLVDVREPFERAAERIEGSASMALSSFDGKALRDKHPGQRLVFHCKGGKRSADASGRFSQANGETQVFHLAGGIEAWKAAGRPVERSASAPKIDVMRQVQMVAGGLVATGVLLGVTVSPWFLAVPAFVGCGLFFAGASGWCGMAILLGKMPWNRVASPG
- a CDS encoding uracil-DNA glycosylase yields the protein MSDVRTARVLRQHVETDRLLGVDAVPRGAVVPVQAPPAAAEPAMPRPAATPAAAPARPTPTPPRRPTGPVPQDREGKAAALAELANEHAQYCNFCLNNPGYTQIVFGEGDPEAQLMIVGEGPGAEEDRQGRPFVGASGQLLEKQLGAMGLSREQVYIANVVKSRPPNNRTPTPAEAADCGIYLKRQIEIIAPKAILTLGGPAAKYLLDTTTGVTRLRGNWHTYHDADPPIPVMPTFHPAYLLRSYTPENRRTVWGDLQKVMERLGLPAK
- a CDS encoding isoprenyl transferase; translation: MADETKPLPKHLAIIMDGNGRWATARGMNRSKGHLAGAEAVRPIVTHCSNLGLEALTLYSFSTENWTRSHDEVSFLMDLYVEYLVSERPLFLENNVRFIQVGRREGLPEKVLDELDATAAMTEGNTGLTMALALNYGSRTEITDAVQTIAQKVQAGLMTPADITPETISNHLYTAGLPDPDLLIRTAGEMRLSNYLLWQLSYAELYVADVCWPDFDVAELDKAFDAYTNRTRKFGAVV
- the hemL gene encoding glutamate-1-semialdehyde 2,1-aminomutase, which codes for MSDIAPSAPSTDRYTKSAAAHARARKVMPGGVSSPVRAYKAVGREPVTVVSGQGACVTDIDGNEYVDYVCSYGPLILGHAAPEVSSALAKAAQKGTSFGMPTEAETVLAEKIVDAVPGVEVVRFVNSGTEAAMSAIRLARAASGKNNIIKCTGCYHGHTDSLLVSAGSAATTLGVPSSPGVPQSVTEHTLLVPFNDLDAVRAAMQEHGSDIAAMAVEPIAGNMGCVPPAEGYLQGLRDLCDEFGIYLLFDEVMTGFRVDYGGAQKLYGVTPDLVCLGKVVGGGLPCAAYGGKEEVMRQVAPDGAMYQAGTLSGNPLAMAAGTAMLDSLAADDFAVYAQLEATAATLEAGLREAAAEAGCPIYLTRVGSMLCPFFVDAEGDEVHNYADATATRTDRYAAFFGTMLDEGVMLAPAAFEAWFVSTAHDEQAISQTLAAARKAFAAAAAIA
- a CDS encoding REP-associated tyrosine transposase produces the protein MPNFRRNFVEGGTFFFTVVTGRRLPIFADPGAVDLLRDAIRETKECLPFEIVASAILPDHLHMIWALPTGDSRFDRRWSSIKRNFTERWLSRNAVENEISVSRQRERRRGVWQPRYIEHTLRDEADLENHVGYIHFNPVKHGYVKQPIDWPYSSLHRYVERGWLTPDWGCGLNDPDQIQQNIDIDLLDP